DNA sequence from the Coffea eugenioides isolate CCC68of chromosome 9, Ceug_1.0, whole genome shotgun sequence genome:
gaaattaagtttTGGAGTTAGATGTAATTTGTTGAGTACTTTGTGGGtcaaaaaaaattgaccaaaaagtGGATTTTGAGAAATAGTCATCTTCCCCGTCGCCGCAATGGCAGATACCGGTCACCCAATTTCTTTCAATCAGTACTTGCCACTGCTTATCAGACCCAGGAAATTCTTTTTCCTCCCCCTCCccactcttttcctttttcttcaatTTAAACCCTCTGACAATAAAAAGAAGGTCAGAATTGATTTCTTGAAGCCAAAAGATTGAGATTTTTTTGAGCAATTGCCTCATGCATATCCCAACAAATTCATCACCGAACACCCACTCCGCCCAAGGCGCGCAAGTAATTCTTCAAAATAATAATGTTGAAGGCATCCATATCAAAGCTTAATAACCATAGAAATAGCAACTACAACTCCCAAAATACCGATCAGTTTAGATTTCAGCATCAAGATTAACACATCCAATTTCCGATGCCCTCCTCTAGATTTAGAACCAGAATTGAcaaaaaaatcacacaaaaacgAACCAATCAACAAATACCCAAGCACTGAATTGATGTTATACTTTAGTTGTGCAGATAACTCTAGTTTGTCGTGTTTAAGTTGTATGTATATGGCAAGAGGCAGGAACTCAGAGGAGTAGGGGTTGGGTGGAATGgaacttgtttgtttggattaatTGTATGGATTGCCGTTTTTCACGGAAAATTTTTACCTTTTTTGCAAATagatttttcaatcacttttttatcgtatatttttttttgtaaaaaattttaaaaatagcaatttgaTTGGGACCTGAGATTCTAAACTTGCAATTTCCGTACTTTGGGAATCCaacaaatcaattaattaagcTGTGGAAGTTCTACAATTACAATGCCAGGGATAtctatcttttttctttcttcctcttcttcttctgctgCTGATTGAAACAAAGGGTGGCGGATGGTGTGGTGGCTAACAAAAGCGGTGGTACAAATGCTGACTTGGCACATTGAGCGCAGTGTCATTACAGGTTTTAGCGGTCATTTTGATTGAAAGCGCTCTGGTTTATTGATCCACGACCTTTAACTTCACAAGTTCAAAACCGATTGAAAAAACATTAAAGTCTAAAAGTTGAATGAGCAATTTAGGAACTACGATGCTTTAAGTTGAACAGAGATGTCAAGTGTGCCTAGCTAGTGAGTTCGGATGTCAAACCCGTGCTAGGCTAGATAGAATGTTGCGGAATCTACTGGAGTTTGGTTAGGAGCAAAAAAATTAGATTCTATTTGTAGTTAAATAAATGATTCGATCCGTATTTATTTTTATCTCTAAAAAATAAGATTTGATTCGAATCATATTCATTTTTCCTTCTAAGAAAGTAAAATCGAATCtaattcatatttatttttgccACCAATAAGTAGAATATGACCGGTTttttaacataaaaaaaataactgCATATGGGCAAGTTTACACGAACAAGTTTTCTTGGTTATTTTTATATCAGCTTCGAGCAAGTTTACACAAACTACAGACACagccaaaattttgttttagggCAGTGATCAAACAAACATttgatgccaaaaaaaaaaaaaaattataacaaatGATCAAGTTTGGGAGTGACTCAATGCTTAAAAACGGAATGATAAAGTTTGAGGGGGAATCAGTGCTTTAAAGCACAATCATGAGTTTGAAGAAATCCTCATGTTGGTATttattcttgaaaaaaaaaatcactcaaaatatCTCTTATATTTCATCGAatcaattttttcatcctttacttttaaaatgttaaCTTTATGTCCATAACAAATTCAACTTATAAAAACTCATACCTGAATATAAGTTTCTGAGTACTTTGCAACTTGAAATCATTACATAGCCCATATGCAGTTAttttttatgtaaaaaaaaaaaaaaaggtcaaattCCACTTTTTGGTGCCAAATATGAATATGGATTAGATTCGATTATACTTTCTTAGAAGGAAAAATGAATATGATTCGGATTAAATCCTATTTTTTAGGGATAAAAATGAATATGGATTGGATTATTTATTTAACTACAAATagaatctaattttttttctcctaAAAAAAATGATCATATGTGACTCACGTAATAGATTCAAGGTAATAAGTGGTTGAAAGCCTAACTTGGAACTAAATTTTACTGACTTCATTTTGTAAAAGAATGATATGAAagatatgaatttttttttataatgggAGAAACAAtatgaaattgcaaaaatataTGACAATTAAACACAATTTTCTAAACAATTTcacaattctttttttttttttttggttgatgaGTGCTGCCACTACCAACCTTCCATTTGTGGAGAtgtttttctttgcttttaTAAAATCCTTAATTATATACTCTTACATCACAAAATCCTAATGGACCCTCTATAACTTAATggagtttttaatttttcaacCCATTCCAATCCCTTCCAAATATACTTTTATCCTTTCATCTTGATTTACATATTTGTTCTGACAaaagaaattgtcaaatttttaTGTTAGATCAATCTCTCACATTTTGGAATAGAAAAGAACCAAAAGGAGGGGCATTGTCAGGCCAAAAACCAAggagaaacatttcacaaaattgACCACAAatgaataaattaataatgcccATGGTTAATCTATTTAATAATGCCCAAAAGTGATCGTGTATCACCTCTAACTTATTCGGATGGAGGGTGTTCCTCTAATCCCTTCACTTTACACACTTCTGCTACTGTGTCATATTCCCTAAAATTAGGGGAAAATATCATTTATCATATCTTCCTGTTCAAATGATCAAGTTCAAGAAGTCCCGCAAAACAGCTCACGACCGCCAATAATCTCATCTAACTCAGAGGTATACCTCTTAATTGGCTGTTCTTGAATCATGCTATactcttttcttaatttcttttttttttccccaaaacaTCAGGAGTTATTATAGCAAATAGCAAGGGTGCATGTTCTTGGACCAATTGATACTGCAAAATTTGACTGTGGGTCATGATTATTCTTCCCCTTGTGTTTTTGTTGGTTGGACAAcatcaaaaaaaataattatctAATATTAAATCTATAATCAGTTAAAATAATAAAACGAAAACAACCCAAATGCATTAATACAGCTTGTGAAAACCTGCTGCCTGCTTGTTTGATCATTGACGCTGAGGACCAACGTGATTAGCTTCACAATCAGTTTCAAGTTAACTTAAAGGCATTAACCATGGATTAAATACTACAAAGCTTATCTCTCACATTAAAAATTTGTACAAGCCTGGAAGGTGCTGATCATTGGTTGCCTCAGGTATTAATAATGGTGAATTTAGTATGTACAACAACGTAATTGAACATTTAAATCCCATATATTGAATTGAACATGACTACTATTGGCCTATTGTATTTTCTCATTATAATTACTGTTTACCCCTTTAGTGGTTTTATGTTTTATCACACCGTCCCCGATTAATATTCAGTATTATCCACTTAAACTTCTATGATTTTCTGTAAAGTAgaaaatacataaaaaaaaaacctctaaTTATATCGTTAGCACTTTAGTGTCAAATAGAAATATTATTTAATGAATTAGAGTGAAAGACGTTGAGCTGCAAAGAGTCCTGATattgtttaataaaatttgcATGAAACACGTTGAGCAGCTTTTTGTATTGTTAGATGGGATGCAAGGATCAGCCATCTTTGACTCGTCGAAATTATCTATCAAATCGATATCAGCCGCTAATTTGAGCTGCTAATGAATTAATTAGCCAACTActagcatatatatatatatatatatatatattactatATAATTTGATCTATTATACTTGTGCATTAGCCAACTAGCTAGTAGCACTTCGTATGCACGCAAAATTGCCTATAGCTGTCTCAGTCATCGTGCTTATGAATTCTCTTTGCTTATTTGAGAACTCCAATTTTGAGTTTATGCTAAAAATTGTTTTTGAGACCAAAAAGCACTACCTTCAGCTTTGCAATATGATGATCATCAAACATATTAAAAATGTTCTTACTACCCAAGAAAATGTTTTTAACAAAAGCACCGCATCGCCAAATAGAGGCTACATAAATAGTACTCCATCTGTCCCATAAAATTTGTTCTATGTTTGCCATTTTTTCTTGTCCTAAATTAATTGTTATCTTAGAAAAATCAATTCAAccttttcaatgaaattttatcTTTACTTATTAACTGACCCACTACTTGGTCCCCATAATTATCAATACATCAAATAAAAGATGGCTTGTCACTAAGAAtataagagaaaaagaaaagttctCTTTCCTACTAATATCACTATCCATAAATTGCACGTTCTTTCAAAAATGACAAATTTTATGAGATGGAGGGAGTATTAATATCCCCACTTCCCAATTTactattcttttttcttctgtGACAAGAAAATAATCAAGTTTCAACCATAAATGTTGACATTTAATTGTCATAAAATTTTCTGCCAATGTACACAGGAGAGGAGCCATCAAGTTAGGAGGGAATCGACTTTTCAttcttgcctttttttttttggttaaattttatttttaatactACACAATAATTGAAGTGAAATCATTCAAGAGACCCTATAAATAAGCTACTGATCATGATTGTTTCAAAATTGCATATTACCCAAAAAGGATGAAAATATCCTATTCAGCAGTGCTTCAATTTGCTTTCCTCCTTCTCATTGCCATCTGGTGGGATTCTGCATCTCATCCTCACCACGAAGAATTTGTTCAATGCCTTTTAAATTATACTGATAGCCCCTCTGATTtctcaaaagaaatttacacaAAAAACAACTCTTCTTTCATGTCGGTCTTGGACTCCTACATCCAAAACTTGCGCTTCCTTTCACCAGAAATTCCTAAGCCCCGAGTCATTATCACAGCTTTGACTGAAAATCAGATTCAAGCAGCAATATTTTGCTCTAAGAAGCACCGCTTACAGATGAGAATTCGAAGCGGTGGCCATGACCTTGAGGGCACATCCTTCATTTCTGACGTTCCATTTTTTGTCCTAGACATGTCCAACTTCCGTTCAACCTCGGTAGATGCTAAAAGTCGAACCGCCTGGGTTGGAGCTGGAGCAACCCTTGGTGAACTATACTACAGCATTCACGAGGCCAATAGCTCTCTGGGGTTTCCGGCTGGTACATGTCCAACTGTTGGCATTGGTGGGCACATCAGTGGCGGAGGGTATGGTCCATTGACAAGGCAATTTGGCCTTGCTGCGGACAATGTCATCGATGCTCGGATCATTGATGCAAACGGAAAAGTTCTCGCTAGAAAGAGCATGGGTGAGGATCTCTTTTGGGCTATAAGAGGTGGAGGCGGTGCAAGTTTTGCAGTCATTCTTGGATACAAGTTGAAATTGGTCGAAATTCCAGAGAAAGTTACTGCATTTTCCATCACCAGAACCTTGGAACAAAATGCAACCCAACTTGTATACAAGTGGCAATATATTGCCTCAAAGTTACCACTGGACCTTACTATCACACTCCAATTTGTCAATATCAATTCCGATCAAACAGGTAAGAGAACTGTGCAAGTTAGATTTGTGTCTGTTTTCCTTGGTAAAGTTGATGAATTATTTTCAATCATGAACCAACAATTTCCCGAGTTGGGGTTGAAGAAAGAGGACTGCAGTGAAATGCTTTGGATCCAATATATAGCCTTTCACAATGGTCAACCAATTGGTGACGTTAAAGAGTTCTTGACCAGGAGAGGCTCTCGAGCTAAACTTTATTCCAAAGATAAATCTGATTTCGCCAAAGAGCCTATCCCTGAAAAAGGGCTTGAAGAGATATTGGAAAAGCTTAATGAATTACCTCCTTCTATGGCAATAATGGaatggagttattttggaggaggTGTAATGGATACAACACCGGAATCAGCAACTCCATTCCCACATAGAGGAAATTTGTACCTCATATTTGTAGAGGTTTTGTGGAACGCAACAAATCAAGAAGTGGTGTCTAAACAGCGTATAGATTGGATCAAAAAGCTTTACAAGGTTATTGGAAAATATGTTCCTAACAATCCAAGAGCTGCCTATGCTAACAATCGCGACCTTGATTTGGGGGTGAATAATAAAGGTAAAACAAGTGTTGAAAAAGCAAGGATCTGGGGTGCTCCATATTTCAAGAACAATTTTGATAGACTGGCAGAAGTGAAAACCAAGGTTGATCCTTATAATTTCTTCAAGAATGAGCAGAGTATCCCACCTTTGCACTGATCATGGTCGAAGAAGAAATGCCCTGTAATTTTTGGGAATCGAGGAGATTCTGAATTTTGAAAGGTTTATTTCAATTTGTTTCCTGGCTGGACAAGTCTTGTTAGCACAATCAAAGGCAAAACACTCACAAGTTTCATTA
Encoded proteins:
- the LOC113783190 gene encoding berberine bridge enzyme-like 8 produces the protein MKISYSAVLQFAFLLLIAIWWDSASHPHHEEFVQCLLNYTDSPSDFSKEIYTKNNSSFMSVLDSYIQNLRFLSPEIPKPRVIITALTENQIQAAIFCSKKHRLQMRIRSGGHDLEGTSFISDVPFFVLDMSNFRSTSVDAKSRTAWVGAGATLGELYYSIHEANSSLGFPAGTCPTVGIGGHISGGGYGPLTRQFGLAADNVIDARIIDANGKVLARKSMGEDLFWAIRGGGGASFAVILGYKLKLVEIPEKVTAFSITRTLEQNATQLVYKWQYIASKLPLDLTITLQFVNINSDQTGKRTVQVRFVSVFLGKVDELFSIMNQQFPELGLKKEDCSEMLWIQYIAFHNGQPIGDVKEFLTRRGSRAKLYSKDKSDFAKEPIPEKGLEEILEKLNELPPSMAIMEWSYFGGGVMDTTPESATPFPHRGNLYLIFVEVLWNATNQEVVSKQRIDWIKKLYKVIGKYVPNNPRAAYANNRDLDLGVNNKGKTSVEKARIWGAPYFKNNFDRLAEVKTKVDPYNFFKNEQSIPPLH